From Phycodurus eques isolate BA_2022a chromosome 1, UOR_Pequ_1.1, whole genome shotgun sequence, one genomic window encodes:
- the tspy gene encoding testis specific protein Y-linked translates to MSELTDCKPSADSESRKRCPSPDHDEGASIPSKSSKVEEASNEVQDAPERCKNSESTEATGQERHSNREEEAESSQSVHSPSSAPVNNSNSADHKSKEPQSSKTQRCADADDADASTGPKPSNLLDQSDLAAAEALASLTGGDGEDSRETPCSSERAKQVKQGSKVKQRGDKLLLRTHSKTWAAAADSSTSAHSRDIEDADNLANAGQGGESMSGSSSTPSSSFLSENEDNEDGECAIVSVKMAPEMRQSVALLAQVQMRLEALEKKSAWLHQRLELKIGRMRRPHLEQRSSITKTIPGFWVTALLNHPHLSAHIDETDEDALSYMTDLEIETFKNHKVGFRIRFHFRRNPYFQNNIIMKELHLGLGATPMSFSNPILWHRGHNLMAHSEPRKMSRGVYQTFFSWFGDHSNPGQDDVAQILKDDLYRDPLRYYLTPLWQPRENGSDGDGTAAADHGNGDDCVVISDSDEETGEPEQGHSGGEEEEEEKEEEEEEEEEGGVPSADESHEEGGGGEIVIDGSDDTEQDDEA, encoded by the exons ATGAGTGAACTGACAGATTGCAAACCGAGCGCCGACTCAGAATCGAGGAAAAGGTGTCCGTCACCGGACCACGATGAGGGAGCCTCTATTCCCAGTAAATCTTCTAAAGTGGAGGAGGCATCTAATGAAGTACAGGATGCCCCGGAACGATGCAAAAACAGTGAGAGCACTGAAGCAACTGGGCAAGAGAGACATTCAAATCGTGAAGAGGAAGCAGAAAGCTCACAAAGTGTCCACAGCCCCTCTTCTGCACCTGTCAACAACTCCAATTCCGCCGACCACAAATCCAAGGAACCACAGTCCTCAAAGACTCAGAGATGTGCTGATGCGGATGATGCGGATGCGAGCACGGGACCCAAGCCCAGTAATCTTTTGGACCAATCTGACTTAGCAGCCGCCGAAGCCCTCGCCAGCCTCACAGGAGGAGACGGCGAAGACAGCCGAGAGACTCCGTGCTCGTCCGAAAGAGCAAAGCAAGTCAAGCAAGGGAGCAAAGTCAAACAGCGTGGTGACAAGCTGCTCCTCAGAACACATTCTAAAACATGGGCAGCTGCCGCAGATAGCTCCACATCTGCGCACAGCAGAGACATCGAGGATGCAGATAACTTGGCAAACGCGGGCCAAGGTGGCGAATCCATGTCTGGATCTTCTTCCACACCGAGCTCCTCTTTCCTGTCCGAGAACGAGGACAATGAGGACGGTGAGTGCGCCATTGTGTCTGTTAAGATGGCTCCCGAGATGAGACAGTCAGTGGCTCTCCTGGCGCAGGTACAGATGAGACTGGAAGCTCTTGAGAAGAAAAGCGCCTGGCTCCACCAGCGCCTGGAGCTGAAGATCGGCCGCATGCGGCGGCCTCATCTCGAGCAACGTAGCTCCATCACAAAAACCATCCCTGGCTTCTGGGTGACCGCT CTACTGAACCACCCGCACCTCTCGGCTCACATCGATGAGACGGATGAGGATGCTCTCAGCTACATGACTGATCTGGAG ATTGAGACTTTCAAGAATCACAAAGTGGGTTTCCGCATCCGCTTCCACTTCAGACGGAACCCGTACTTCCAGAACAACATCATCATGAAGGAGCTGCACCTTGGACTGGGAG CAACTCCCATGTCCTTCTCCAATCCCATCCTGTGGCACCGCGGTCACAATTTAATGGCCCACAGCGAACCCAGGAAGATGTCACGCGGCGTCTACCAGACGTTTTTCAGCTGGTTTGGAGACCACAGCAACCCCGGGCAAGACGATGTAGCGCAG ATACTGAAGGACGACCTGTACAGGGACCCTTTGAGATACTACCTCACGCCTCTTTGGCAGCCAAGAGAGAACGGCAG TGACGGCGACGGCACCGCAGCAGCTGACCACGGCAATGGCGATGACTGTGTGGTCATCTCCGACTCAGACGAGGAAACTGGTGAGCCGGAACAAGGCCATAGTGGcggagaggaagaagaggaggaaaaagaggaggaggaggaggaggaggaggaggggggggtgcCGAGTGCAG ATGAGAGCCACGAAGAAGGTGGAGGCGGAGAAATTGTGATCGACG GGTCAGATGACACTGAGCAGGATGATGAGGCCTAA